The genomic region ttttatttatataatgGGTTGTTTTTgggaagcaaataaaatgaaattatgtatcatttttttaaacgccAAAAATTTCATGGAATAAAGTGACCATTATTTGATGTAAAAGAATGATTTGGTAATTATTGAagtattttaaaaagttttgtaaGTTTTGTAATTAGTGTACGCTTGATGTAGTAAAGTATAAAGAATGACAGCCATCCCCTTTAAATGTTTAGTTTTGAATTATCGCCCTACGGAaattaatgaaatttaaaaacataaaccttttctacgggtttttttttgccacagaagaaaataaatggcaGAGCACGCTTGGTATCAGGTCTGACTATGCGTGAGCTTAAACTACAAGGTTGACATTATTTAGATCAGCAGTGTCTGCTAAAATTTAACGAGACTAAGGGTGGTTAACAACTAAAACTGGCCCACAACTGGAGATACTTCCTAACAAAGTAATACGATATTTAGATTTCATCGAAACAATTTACGGTCACAATAGATTTTGTTACCATCATTCATTTGagcaatttaaatttgaaaaaaaaaattgaaccgAAAGATCATCTCTATGATGACCCAGTGAAAATATTCCCttattttaaactaaaccagaCATTTGAACAAATTTACCAAACGGTTGAACGATGATTACAGAGGTTTACGGTGTTATATTTAAAACacgttttaaattgttttctgtATTTCACCCACGAGGTACTTTGTGAAACATGTTATCAAGAACATTTTAACATTACTTTAACTGGCCACCAattgtatttttataaatatcactatcatatgttttgtttttttctgcaaaATGCATCCTTTCTTAGCAATCGACATTGGAACAGAttacggaaaataaaaaaaaaaaacacatacacgagCTTATTATAAACACCGCCTCTTACACCCCACAACGGTTTGGGTTCAAAACGTtaacctccgttatcatttgtTGTGTTCTCAAATAACGTTCATTACACTGCAACGAATGGTTTCCTGACAAGGTTGATGAGGTTTTTATCATCTTCCTTATCACTTACTTCATTGCGTTAGTGTGATAAGCACCGATGGTATAGTATTGACCACAAGTACAGTCATCGTATGAGCTAATAACTAGCACGTACCGTTTCTCTTCCTTTGCCAGGCTTTGGTGTAGCATTTTACGTTCCACCTCAAACACCTGCGCCTGTTTCTCAAGTTCCGCTTCCATGCGGAGCGATTTTTTGCTCTCCTCTTCCAGCCCCTCCGCAATTGTGTCGACGCGCTGTTTCTCTTCCGAAAGGATCTGAGCCAAGTCTTCGCTCCGCTTACGCTCCTCGATGTACTTTATGATAATCTTCTTGCGTTCGGCGAGTAGCAGCAGAACAATTTGCTTCTGACGATTCTTTTCTGCCTCGAACTGCTCCTGAACCTTGCGCAGCTCAATCTCCAGCGCCTTGTGTTGCTCCTTTTCGTGGTCCAGTTCCTGCTTCAGCCGGGACCGCTCGATCTCGAGCCCGTACGTAATGTCGTCTCCTTGAGCCGTCGTGTGTTCATGTTTCCGCCGCTCGTCGTACAGCTCCTGTACGACTCGCTTATGACGTTCTTCAGCATCCTTGAGCGCTTCGATCATCTTTGCCTGTGCCTGGCGCTGTTGCATCACAAGAGCGGCCAGTGAGTCCATTTGCTCGCGAACGCTGCTTCGCTGGTCATTGATTAGGCGCATCTCGTGTTCCGAATGGGCAGCCTGGAATGACGACTGGCGACTTGCGATGTTCCCGCTGGCCGCAAGCTGATCACGGAACAGTGCCGCATGTGGATCGTTCAGGTTTGTAGATTTGCTGTAACGGGGCGTAGTGAGCAGCTGCTTTATCTTTTCCGTCTTCAAGACCGCTATGACGACGTCGCGAGCCTGCAGTTCTCCCTCCAGGTAGCTGAGCAACTTTAGCAAATCCGCTTTGCTGAAATCCATTTTAGGATTTcgctgaaacaaacaaaataagacGTAGAATTAGAAGATCCCACGATCAAAACAGTGAAATAACCTATATGTACGAACGGCTGTACAAATGGAAAATCATTTAGTATTATCTTATTCAAGACTTGCAAAATAACAGCTCGCTGCCGCTAGAAGTTTTTGCgtaaaaactagaaaaaactCTTACTTTAATTACCGATTGTTTGACCTTCACAGGAAGAAATCCTTATTAGAAATAGCGATTAAAGTATCTAATTACCGGTTCATTAGGTATGTATTGGTCACTTACACTCATGCAAATGCACTCGAAATAGTCACATGAAGCTCGTGAACGGATTTTTGCGACTCACCCACTGTTCAATGCGAGCGTCACAAAACAGAGCAAAAActgcagaaaaacaaaacagattgtCTGTTCTACCTGCTGCTACATCCCCCTTCTTGCCCTACCAATGCTTCGCTAGAAACAGCTTTTaggaaaatattgatttttccatttcttcgcATTGCATTCCGGTCAATGAGCCGAGACTCATATCAGAAGACAAATGGACGGAATAATATTTATCTTGCACATTTCGAACTTACTTTTAATGTTTGGCGTAGCCTGAACGAGCGTAATAAATCTTCGAGCAACCATTAGATCATGCTACTTCGCAAGATTTCAACCACTTACCTTCCAAGTGTCACTCGTCTGCTTGATAGCGGCCAGATCGGCGTCGGTAAACTTGACCGTGCCCTTCGGTTTGTCCGGAGCGGCCGACTCCCCGTCGCCGCTGGAACTGGTGCCTACTTCCGCCATCGTTTGCCGACAGAGTTTCAATCGGGTTCCCAGTGTGCCGCCGTTCGTTATACGGATGCTGAGAAAAAAGGACGAAGGCTAACCGAAGCCCCGAAGTTTGCAAACACCACACCAGACCTTGACAAAAGTCCTTGCTCCGAAACGACCACTCCCCAAGAAAACGAAGAAGACAACGGTTTGGTGGACGATGAAGAGTGACCAGCGTGGAGGCGGTGTGGTGTGGATGGAGTGTTGTACTCTTATTGGAACCTTTTCTTCTGATTTGATTTACttgttttcccctttcttCGGATGCTAAGACGGCACTACGTCACGGGGGATTCGTGACTGAGATGAAGTCACGAGCACACACAGAACAGGCTTCTTTTTCTTGCGCTTACAAAGAACACAGAACTTTCCACCGTCTCACTACCCTACACTTTTACGACATCAATCATCGCTTCCCGTACAACTTTTCACTGCCGTTCACTTAGAGGTATGCTAAGCTCTTATTCTATTCAAGAACTCTTCGCGAACCTATCACGGGCTAGAAAAAACATTACAACATCGCTAGGATCGATAGAAAACCGGGGATAATCTTCAACAACGCAGAGGCTGctgaactagtgttggcagaatcgcgATTCTGAAGacttgaagattcgatccttagacggattccaaagattcgaatacCATTTGACTGATTCcaaaagattcgaatcccatctgacggcttctaaagatttgattcgattgggattcgatATACCATCACTACGCAAGTTTGACAAGCTGCAAAAATAACCCTTTAGAATAATCCCCaaatttccctttttcaaacatttagaTCGCTTTTGcaactatttttttatgaaactttTTCTGAATTTTCATGATATAATTAAAGCGAATCTGCCAAGGTCAGTCTGTGAAACTCCAGAATTCCTATTAGTTAACTTCCTTGGAATTTTAAATGCACATTGGGtcataatttgcatatttttggaTTTGTAATTGTAAATTGAATCCTAAAGTgatcataaaaaaagaagtttcGGTTGTTTGACATCGGCTTATAGTAccatttggtttgtttacattctatgACTATCTCGGCCAGAAGTAATTGATGTTCAAGCAATCGATGAAGTAGTACtctttcaaatatattttggaAATTATCATTTGCGGAAATTGGTGTATTACTGCATTCACTATGACCGACGGTGAAAACATTAACATGTAAGCAGACATTATGGAACAGATATTTTACACATTGCAATGATACAAAATGCTTATGATACTCTCATTCGTTTTTCCAGCAACCTGAGAATCCCGTTCCCCACCAAACGTGAAGCCGAGGTAGCGTTTAATGTGCTGCGAGTCGACAGCGAACCTAAGCGCAGTTTCATCGGAAAAACCCTGGAACTTAGTAATAACATCCTGGTGGTGAGAATATTTGGGGAGCACGCCAAGCACGTGCGTGTCGGATTGACTTCATTCTTCGATTCGCTAATCCTTTGCTGCGAAACACTCGACCAATTCGGACCACCCGTTTCGGAGCAGTACACACACTATTAGCCATCATGCCGGAACATACCCCGGCACCTACGCCTAGCCGTGCGGTGTACGGTTTCGCGTTGTTCCTGTTGTTTAAGACCCTCTTTGTTATGTATGTCGTGTGGGCATACATTCCTACCGCAATATTCAATCGGCTGGGGTTAACGTATCTGCCGGATAAATACTTTGCCCTGTTCATCCCCATTCTCCTGCTAGTGGCCGTGACTATGTTTGCTTTTCTGGTGTACCCTTCGCTTGCGCTTGCCATGACACCAGACGTGGACGATCGTGTTACAATTTCGGACTCGTACACCATCTATCGTTGCGAGCATAGATTCTCCGATGGGCAGAGCTGCAACCAGCATATCGCGGATGCTTGCTCGAGCGGTTGGTATGCTAAACGGCACTGTGAAAAACATATTGGTCGAATCAGTGAACAGCAGCAGAGGACGGTTCGTGTGGCCAACTTTTGCGATTGTCCCTATGAGGCACAGTGTCTGCTCCGAAAGGATCCGGAATACTTACCTACATTACGTGCCAAGGATCCAATTCCGGCGGTTAGTGATataagcatttccaaagtgaGCCGTACACTTTACCGAAGACGATGGGATTAAAAGAATAGGAGGAAATAAATGTatggaagaacgaaagtttgttatattaatatttattgatttaagcgagaacaaaaagaaaagtttgcaacaaaattaatcatccatttttgcttttttgtttcgattccTATTTTTAACATTATGGGTTTcgtaaaagttgcttccaatCTTTTTTCGCTTCGAGGCTCGCTCAACTGCACGTTTCTGTCTCGAGGTAAGTTTAACAGCTGGTTTCTTCGTGCTCGTCTCAGGCTCATCCGCTGCCACGGTGCTGTTGCTTGTAGCTGTTGGCTGCTTCTTTTTCCTATCGCCCTCTTTCTCCTTGGCGCTACGGTGCACCACACGGCCGGCTTCCTCATCATACTCATCTTCGGAGTAGAAATCGCTGATTCCGGACGAATCGTCATCCTCGTTCTGGTCACCCGCTTGCGAAGACTTCTTCCTATTCGCTCTCTTTGCCTTTGCCTCGGCCTTTTTCTCCTCCTTAAGCTTTTGCAGGAGCTCCAGATCGATCTTGTCAATCTCACGAATATCATCGCTTTCGAACTCGAGGTTGACTTTAATCTTGCGGAAGTCCTGTATCTGGAACAGTTCACGGCCCTTCTTTACGGAATCTGGCAGGGTGGGAGTGGCCGTCACCCCCGAGTAGGTACTCTTTTCTTCATCCTGCGCTGCTGTTTCATTCAGGTCGTTCTCCTGAGACGTAGGTTGATTCTGTAGCTCGAGGACCGACTTTGGTATTTCAAAGCCTTCCGGAGCCACGTAGAATGGCAATCGGCCCCGCTGCCAGTCGTTGAGTATCATCTTCGAGACGGTCGGTACGTCCGGTTCACCCTTTTTCAACAGCTTACCCATTTTGCGGGCAATCTGCTCGAGAAAATCGATATGATCCGTCCAGTCGGTCACGCCGTACGTCTTCACGATGTACTCCTTGCGAATTCGCTTCAATACCTCCTCAATGTAATCTTCCGGATTTTGGACCAGTTCTACGCGCACGACCGCCTTTAACACCTTCTCGGTGTCCGTTTCAGCTGTCGGATATACCACCCCGGGGCAATCGATCAGGAAGATACGCTTCATCAGTGTAATGTACTGCCACACCTTGGTTTCGCCTGCGATCGGAGCCACCTTGCACACCTTCTTACTGCGGAGTGCGTTAATGACGGACGATTTGCCGACGTTTGGATACCCGATGAATCCCACACTGATTTGCTTCTTGTCGACGTGCAGTTTGCCGATCTGACGGAGCAGATTGATCAGCGCACCCTTACCAAAGGGATGCGTAAGCGATGCATGGAAAGCAATCGTGGGATATTCCTTGCTTAAAATTGCCACCCATCGCTGCGTCACCCAAATCGGTACCAGATCGACTTTGTtcagaatgaaaaacaaatgtttgtgcGGCTTCTCTTTGCGAAGGAAGTTTTCGATGTACTTCGACCGAGTTCCCATCGGATCGCGTGCATCCAGCACCTGCAGCAGCACGTCGGCCGAATCGATTACCTTGTGCAGCTCATTCCAGATGCGCTTACTTTGGCCGGCCGCAAAGATGTACTCGCGTACTGCATCCCTCACGCCGCCGTCGTCACGCTCCAAGTCATGATCCTTGGTGTCGTCATACTTTTCCGCAGATT from Anopheles coustani chromosome 3, idAnoCousDA_361_x.2, whole genome shotgun sequence harbors:
- the LOC131260234 gene encoding uncharacterized protein LOC131260234; the protein is MTDGENININLRIPFPTKREAEVAFNVLRVDSEPKRSFIGKTLELSNNILVVRIFGEHAKHVRVGLTSFFDSLILCCETLDQFGPPVSEQYTHY
- the LOC131260211 gene encoding nucleolar GTP-binding protein 2, whose translation is MPKVSSRSGPPRKMSINKSKHSMNPERSTEGLKGVANPRTKATIKRLQMYRNFKAKRDRRGKILTPAPFQGWVNSGTVARVEPTPKWFANTRVISQKSLQKFQEEMGKAVKDPYKVIMKPTNLPITLLNESARYQRVHLLDTESYDTVFGKKKLRKRPSLKVRDLEDLSRTAEESAEKYDDTKDHDLERDDGGVRDAVREYIFAAGQSKRIWNELHKVIDSADVLLQVLDARDPMGTRSKYIENFLRKEKPHKHLFFILNKVDLVPIWVTQRWVAILSKEYPTIAFHASLTHPFGKGALINLLRQIGKLHVDKKQISVGFIGYPNVGKSSVINALRSKKVCKVAPIAGETKVWQYITLMKRIFLIDCPGVVYPTAETDTEKVLKAVVRVELVQNPEDYIEEVLKRIRKEYIVKTYGVTDWTDHIDFLEQIARKMGKLLKKGEPDVPTVSKMILNDWQRGRLPFYVAPEGFEIPKSVLELQNQPTSQENDLNETAAQDEEKSTYSGVTATPTLPDSVKKGRELFQIQDFRKIKVNLEFESDDIREIDKIDLELLQKLKEEKKAEAKAKRANRKKSSQAGDQNEDDDSSGISDFYSEDEYDEEAGRVVHRSAKEKEGDRKKKQPTATSNSTVAADEPETSTKKPAVKLTSRQKRAVERASKRKKIGSNFYETHNVKNRNRNKKAKMDD
- the LOC131260231 gene encoding phosphatidylinositol N-acetylglucosaminyltransferase subunit P encodes the protein MPEHTPAPTPSRAVYGFALFLLFKTLFVMYVVWAYIPTAIFNRLGLTYLPDKYFALFIPILLLVAVTMFAFLVYPSLALAMTPDVDDRVTISDSYTIYRCEHRFSDGQSCNQHIADACSSGWYAKRHCEKHIGRISEQQQRTVRVANFCDCPYEAQCLLRKDPEYLPTLRAKDPIPAVSDISISKVSRTLYRRRWD